The following coding sequences lie in one Porphyromonas asaccharolytica DSM 20707 genomic window:
- a CDS encoding OmpH family outer membrane protein, with product MNQKSILLLSLLVASLLFGSCQKKQSDGQPATSEPLTETTPTSDHTLKIGVVSLDSLYKNYEYYTQANKQIEAQLKRNQQTLANKAQKAQEAYASYMEKAQKGLFTSQAQVDAEEKRITAMQQEGAQLEQRYAEEAMKVQADAQKALHDEVVAQLKAFNADKKYDLILTSAGLEGVMYAGESFDITQEVLDFLNAAYKAKAKETKK from the coding sequence ATGAATCAGAAATCAATCCTCCTACTCTCCCTACTCGTTGCGTCTCTTCTATTCGGTAGCTGCCAGAAGAAGCAGTCCGATGGGCAGCCCGCTACCTCAGAGCCGCTCACAGAGACCACTCCTACTAGTGATCACACGCTTAAGATAGGTGTAGTATCTCTCGACTCGCTTTACAAGAACTACGAATACTATACCCAAGCAAACAAGCAGATAGAGGCTCAACTCAAGCGCAATCAGCAGACTCTTGCCAACAAGGCTCAGAAGGCTCAAGAGGCCTACGCAAGCTATATGGAAAAGGCTCAGAAGGGTCTCTTCACCTCCCAGGCTCAAGTTGATGCTGAGGAGAAGCGCATCACGGCTATGCAGCAAGAAGGTGCTCAGTTGGAGCAGCGTTATGCCGAGGAGGCGATGAAAGTACAAGCAGATGCTCAGAAGGCTCTACACGATGAAGTGGTCGCTCAGCTCAAAGCCTTTAACGCAGATAAGAAGTATGACCTGATCCTTACCTCCGCAGGTCTAGAAGGGGTTATGTACGCTGGCGAAAGCTTTGACATTACCCAAGAAGTCCTAGACTTCCTCAACGCTGCCTACAAGGCTAAGGCTAAGGAGACTAAGAAGTAA
- a CDS encoding aminoacyl-histidine dipeptidase, with translation MQITDLTNMPIWQHFYEITKIPRPSKHEEQILAFLKKFAEEHNLDYAQDKTGNIVIRKGATPGMEDRETIILQGHIDMVCEKNSDVEHDFYKDPIKTKITDGWIHAEGTTLGADNGIGVAAGLAVLTDPTVEHGPVECLFTVDEETGLTGAMGIEPGFVQGRILINLDSEDEGEMFIGCAGGMGTMAFFDYTTEATPAGQIALEVKVSGLKGGHSGGDIHVGLGNANKLLVRYLYKVLKEVPEMRLATIDGGNLHNAIAREAKAVITIPANRKEDLAIWANEMDAEFRNELKKVDPNVNLRVETTTTPKEVVDAKTADTVIRTLYACPHGVMGMSHSLEGLVETSTNLASVKMQEGNVISIETSQRSSTESLKEDVGNMLLALFELAGARTEVRDGYPGWAPNPDSEILKVAESTYRELFGKDPEVKAIHAGLECGLFLAKYPYLDMVSFGPTMRDVHSPAERMEIKTVEMFWRHLVAILKNAPKRK, from the coding sequence ATGCAAATAACAGATCTAACTAACATGCCCATCTGGCAGCACTTCTACGAAATCACCAAGATCCCTCGCCCCTCAAAGCATGAGGAGCAGATACTGGCTTTCCTCAAGAAGTTTGCCGAGGAGCATAACCTAGACTATGCGCAGGATAAGACAGGCAATATCGTCATCCGCAAGGGTGCTACGCCTGGTATGGAGGATCGCGAGACCATCATCCTCCAGGGACATATAGATATGGTCTGCGAGAAGAATAGTGACGTAGAGCATGACTTCTACAAGGATCCTATCAAGACCAAGATCACCGACGGATGGATTCACGCTGAGGGTACGACCCTAGGCGCTGATAATGGTATTGGTGTCGCTGCAGGGCTCGCTGTCCTGACCGATCCCACCGTAGAGCATGGACCAGTCGAGTGCCTCTTTACAGTAGATGAGGAGACAGGTCTGACCGGTGCCATGGGTATCGAGCCAGGCTTCGTCCAGGGGCGCATCCTCATCAACCTCGATAGTGAGGATGAGGGCGAGATGTTCATCGGCTGCGCTGGTGGTATGGGCACGATGGCTTTCTTTGACTACACCACAGAGGCTACGCCTGCTGGGCAGATAGCTCTCGAGGTGAAGGTAAGCGGTCTCAAGGGCGGACACAGCGGTGGCGATATCCATGTCGGTCTAGGCAACGCCAATAAGCTCCTCGTGCGCTACCTATATAAGGTACTCAAGGAGGTGCCTGAGATGCGCCTCGCTACGATCGATGGCGGTAATCTACACAACGCTATCGCTCGTGAGGCTAAGGCTGTCATCACCATCCCTGCTAATCGCAAGGAGGATCTAGCTATCTGGGCAAACGAGATGGACGCTGAGTTCCGCAATGAGCTCAAGAAGGTTGATCCTAATGTCAACCTCCGTGTGGAGACGACCACAACGCCTAAGGAGGTCGTCGATGCTAAGACGGCTGACACGGTCATCCGCACGCTCTACGCTTGCCCTCATGGTGTGATGGGTATGAGCCACTCGCTAGAGGGACTCGTAGAGACCTCTACCAATCTAGCCAGTGTCAAGATGCAGGAGGGCAATGTGATCAGCATTGAGACGAGTCAGCGCAGCTCTACCGAGTCGCTCAAGGAGGATGTAGGCAATATGCTCCTTGCACTCTTCGAGCTAGCAGGCGCACGCACTGAGGTTCGTGACGGCTATCCTGGCTGGGCACCTAACCCCGACTCTGAGATCCTAAAGGTCGCTGAGAGCACCTATCGCGAGCTCTTCGGCAAGGATCCCGAGGTCAAGGCCATCCACGCAGGTCTCGAGTGCGGACTCTTCCTCGCGAAGTATCCTTACCTCGACATGGTCTCCTTTGGTCCGACGATGCGTGACGTGCACTCACCCGCAGAGCGCATGGAGATCAAGACGGTGGAGATGTTCTGGCGTCACCTCGTAGCGATCCTCAAGAACGCTCCTAAGCGCAAGTAA
- the ltrA gene encoding group II intron reverse transcriptase/maturase: MKLIEQILAKNNVREALNRVVSNKGASGIDGMKVEELRDYMNANWTSIKQSILERRYKPAPVRRVEIPKPNGGVRKLGIPTVVDRTLQQSIVQVLTPIFEAEFQENSYGFRPGRSCEQAVQKLLEYLNEGAEWIVDIDLEKFFDNVPQDKLMSYVGRVIHDPDTESLIRKYLKSGVMENGLYEATELGTPQGGNLSPLLSNVMLNELDKEMVRRGLRYVRYADDCVIAVRSEASAKRVMHSVTQWIERVLGLKVNATKTHVCRPSKLKYLGFGFYKSPQTKQWTARPHEDSVAKFVRKLKKLCKRSWSISMTARITMLNRVIRGWINYFAIGAMKGKMVGIDEHLRTMLRKVIWKQWKTPRKRAWGLRKLGICNDLAKLTSCSGDRYEWVVRRTCVVRAISKDVLARRGLVSCLDYYAIRHSLKTN, translated from the coding sequence ATGAAACTAATCGAACAGATACTCGCCAAGAATAATGTACGCGAGGCACTCAATCGTGTTGTGAGCAACAAGGGCGCCTCGGGTATAGACGGTATGAAAGTCGAGGAGCTCCGCGACTATATGAACGCCAATTGGACGAGCATCAAGCAGTCGATCCTAGAGCGTAGGTACAAGCCAGCCCCCGTACGGAGGGTTGAGATACCTAAGCCCAACGGAGGCGTACGCAAGCTCGGTATCCCGACCGTTGTCGACCGAACCCTTCAACAATCGATTGTCCAAGTCCTGACTCCCATCTTCGAGGCAGAGTTTCAAGAGAACAGCTACGGCTTCCGCCCCGGCAGGAGCTGTGAGCAAGCCGTTCAGAAGCTTTTGGAATACCTCAACGAGGGAGCGGAGTGGATAGTTGACATAGACTTGGAGAAGTTCTTCGACAATGTTCCACAAGACAAACTGATGAGTTATGTGGGTCGTGTGATCCATGACCCAGACACCGAAAGTCTGATACGCAAGTATCTGAAGTCGGGCGTAATGGAGAATGGTCTTTACGAAGCCACAGAACTCGGCACGCCCCAAGGTGGCAATTTGTCCCCCTTGTTGAGCAATGTGATGCTCAACGAGCTAGATAAGGAAATGGTCAGACGGGGGCTGCGCTATGTTCGATACGCAGACGACTGCGTCATAGCAGTAAGAAGCGAAGCAAGTGCCAAACGAGTGATGCACTCTGTCACCCAATGGATAGAGCGTGTCCTCGGGCTTAAGGTCAATGCCACCAAAACGCACGTCTGCCGACCGAGCAAACTTAAGTACCTCGGTTTTGGATTTTACAAATCCCCTCAGACCAAGCAGTGGACGGCAAGACCTCACGAGGACTCCGTAGCGAAGTTTGTCAGGAAGCTGAAGAAACTATGCAAACGCTCGTGGAGCATCTCCATGACTGCCCGTATCACAATGCTGAACAGAGTGATACGTGGATGGATAAACTACTTTGCCATTGGAGCTATGAAAGGCAAGATGGTAGGGATAGACGAACATCTGCGCACGATGCTACGTAAGGTGATATGGAAGCAATGGAAAACACCTCGAAAGCGAGCCTGGGGGCTACGCAAGCTTGGTATCTGCAACGACTTAGCCAAGCTCACCTCGTGCAGCGGAGACCGCTACGAATGGGTGGTGAGACGTACATGCGTGGTACGAGCAATATCGAAAGATGTGCTAGCCCGCAGAGGCCTCGTAAGCTGTTTGGACTACTATGCGATTAGACACTCTTTGAAAACGAATTAA
- a CDS encoding S26 family signal peptidase codes for MVSHSDIATRRRATWLRWVLPTIMVGLIIVGRLFFFVYRQPTPSGSNYHLMSRIAQPHRGDNVLLTLTADSLAGSKLMLRVVGEPSDTLRFTEGKLLVLGKRGRQTFIMPLPQPLQQSTYEVVLAADEYWLLAKPPLTTETIDSRLLGPIHRSEITATVIW; via the coding sequence ATGGTCAGCCACTCTGACATAGCGACGAGGAGACGAGCCACCTGGCTACGCTGGGTACTTCCGACGATCATGGTAGGACTCATCATCGTCGGGCGGCTCTTCTTCTTTGTCTATCGCCAGCCCACACCTAGCGGGAGCAACTACCACCTGATGAGCCGCATCGCACAGCCACATCGAGGCGACAATGTGCTCCTCACGCTAACAGCCGACAGTTTAGCTGGGAGTAAGCTCATGCTACGAGTTGTGGGCGAGCCAAGCGACACCCTGCGCTTTACCGAGGGCAAGCTCCTGGTCCTGGGCAAGCGTGGCCGGCAAACCTTTATCATGCCACTCCCCCAGCCTTTACAGCAAAGCACTTACGAAGTGGTCTTGGCAGCCGATGAGTACTGGCTCCTAGCCAAGCCCCCGCTCACGACAGAGACGATAGACTCGCGCCTCCTCGGACCGATCCACCGCTCAGAGATCACAGCGAC
- a CDS encoding DUF4625 domain-containing protein yields the protein MMKRTIFASITLLSCLALATAFTACKEEPKDTTKPIIELIEPEDHDKLLIGDETGVHFEMKLSDDDLVKSYKIDIHNNFDGHSHTRDLRHGDDKTKPFTFNKEYTVNQRNASIHHHDIKIPANATPGEYHLLVYCVDRSGNESMVARTIILSTDAPGDHHHDHDHDHDHDHDHE from the coding sequence ATGATGAAAAGAACAATCTTCGCATCAATCACGCTCCTCAGCTGTCTCGCTCTAGCGACAGCCTTCACCGCTTGCAAGGAGGAGCCTAAAGACACAACCAAGCCTATCATCGAGCTAATCGAACCAGAGGATCATGATAAGCTCCTCATCGGCGATGAGACCGGCGTCCACTTCGAGATGAAGCTCTCGGACGATGATCTCGTCAAGTCGTACAAGATCGACATCCACAACAACTTCGATGGGCACTCGCACACCCGCGACCTACGTCACGGTGATGACAAGACGAAGCCTTTTACCTTTAACAAGGAGTACACCGTCAATCAGCGCAACGCCTCTATCCACCACCACGACATCAAGATACCGGCCAATGCGACTCCTGGCGAGTACCACCTCCTAGTCTACTGCGTGGATCGCTCGGGCAACGAGTCGATGGTGGCTCGCACCATCATCCTCTCGACGGATGCTCCTGGTGATCATCACCACGACCACGACCATGACCATGACCACGACCATGACCACGAATAA
- the lepB gene encoding signal peptidase I gives MKLHWQDKSLFQKIVAIIVPILYLLFCILWAGPFWLIFLPFIVDYYFTKLINWSWYRNIKNKTLRGFVSLLADLLWAVIGVHLLSIFFIQNFAIPTSSLEKTLLVGDYLFVDKVTYGPRMPMTPLQVPLTQNRFLGRESYLSKPQLSYKRLKGIRKVQRGDLVVFNFPTGDTVTTKVTNPDYYYLKEMYGGRAALEAQPEVFGKIVYRPVDRRDHYVKRCVGLPGDLIEIRNNDIYIDGKLQERPEHMQLNYWVCTRGGRFSAEELKHLGISLDDQHIVSASRLTTADLEEMGLTGVDLSDVQALYLLPLTETMRQQLASDSRVAKIVVSQDPNTNLYPVGYDLGWTRDNYGPLQIPRKGLTIELTPDALALYSRCIHNYEGHALEQRPDGTILIDGQPATHYTFGMDYYYMMGDNRHNSADSRYWGFVPEDHIVGRPALLWLSLDKDLGLWNGKIRWRRMMHTIHGQPL, from the coding sequence ATGAAGCTTCACTGGCAAGATAAGTCCCTATTTCAGAAGATTGTAGCGATCATCGTACCGATCCTCTATCTCCTCTTTTGTATCCTCTGGGCCGGTCCCTTTTGGCTGATCTTCCTCCCCTTTATCGTGGACTATTACTTTACCAAGCTCATCAATTGGTCTTGGTATCGCAACATCAAGAACAAGACGCTGCGAGGCTTCGTATCGCTATTGGCAGACCTCCTCTGGGCAGTCATCGGCGTGCATCTACTCAGCATCTTCTTCATTCAGAACTTCGCCATCCCCACCTCTTCACTAGAGAAGACGCTCCTCGTGGGTGATTACCTCTTTGTGGACAAAGTGACCTACGGTCCCCGTATGCCGATGACTCCGCTGCAGGTGCCATTAACGCAAAACCGCTTTCTCGGCCGTGAGTCTTATCTCAGCAAGCCACAGCTCTCCTACAAGCGTCTCAAAGGCATCCGAAAGGTACAGCGTGGCGACCTTGTCGTCTTCAACTTCCCCACGGGCGACACCGTCACGACCAAGGTAACCAATCCCGACTACTACTACCTCAAGGAGATGTATGGCGGACGGGCTGCCCTAGAGGCTCAGCCCGAGGTCTTTGGCAAGATTGTCTACCGTCCCGTGGATCGTCGTGACCACTATGTGAAGCGCTGTGTGGGACTCCCCGGCGACCTCATCGAGATACGCAACAACGATATCTATATCGATGGCAAGCTACAGGAGCGCCCCGAGCATATGCAGCTCAACTACTGGGTCTGCACCCGTGGAGGACGATTCTCCGCTGAGGAGCTCAAGCATCTAGGCATTAGTCTCGATGACCAGCATATAGTCTCTGCATCACGGCTCACGACGGCCGATCTAGAGGAGATGGGCTTGACAGGCGTTGATCTGAGCGACGTACAGGCACTCTACTTGCTTCCTCTCACGGAAACGATGCGCCAGCAACTAGCCAGTGATAGCCGTGTCGCTAAGATCGTTGTGTCGCAAGATCCCAATACCAATCTCTACCCCGTAGGTTATGACCTCGGCTGGACTCGTGACAACTACGGACCGCTACAGATACCACGCAAGGGGCTTACCATCGAGCTCACGCCCGACGCCTTAGCACTCTACAGCCGATGCATACACAACTACGAGGGGCACGCTCTCGAGCAGCGTCCCGACGGCACCATCCTCATCGACGGACAGCCCGCTACGCACTACACCTTTGGGATGGACTACTACTATATGATGGGTGACAATCGCCACAACTCGGCCGATAGTCGCTACTGGGGCTTCGTTCCTGAGGATCATATCGTAGGGCGTCCCGCTCTCCTCTGGCTCTCGCTAGACAAGGATCTAGGTCTCTGGAACGGCAAGATACGCTGGAGACGTATGATGCACACGATACATGGTCAGCCACTCTGA
- the dapB gene encoding 4-hydroxy-tetrahydrodipicolinate reductase, with protein sequence MKIAILGYGRMGHMIEEVATQRGHEVVARIDKTDAALLEDGSLREADVAIEFSTPESGYQLCQAALKAGLPVVTGSTGWKEQLEALKAEVQSSGRGGLFAASNFSLGMNLMMILNEQLAQLMAPYPEYTPRIQETHHIHKLDAPSGTAITLAEGLIKQTPSLHDWHLGVETHDGSLGIEAIREGEVPGIHTVIYHSDIDEITLRHEAYSRRGFALGATLAAEYLLQHPVGVWSMRDLILHK encoded by the coding sequence ATGAAAATCGCTATACTCGGATACGGACGCATGGGGCACATGATCGAAGAGGTCGCTACCCAGCGCGGACATGAGGTGGTCGCTCGTATAGATAAGACTGATGCGGCCTTACTGGAGGATGGCTCTCTGCGAGAGGCCGATGTCGCCATTGAGTTTTCCACCCCTGAGAGTGGCTACCAGCTTTGCCAAGCTGCCCTAAAGGCGGGACTACCCGTGGTCACGGGCAGTACAGGCTGGAAGGAGCAACTAGAGGCGCTAAAGGCTGAGGTGCAAAGCTCTGGCCGTGGGGGACTCTTTGCTGCGTCCAACTTTAGTCTCGGGATGAATCTGATGATGATCCTCAATGAGCAACTCGCACAGCTCATGGCTCCCTATCCCGAGTACACGCCACGCATTCAGGAGACGCATCACATACACAAGCTTGATGCGCCTAGTGGCACTGCGATCACACTTGCCGAGGGGCTGATCAAGCAGACCCCCTCACTACACGACTGGCATCTAGGAGTAGAGACTCATGACGGTTCTCTCGGCATAGAGGCAATCCGTGAAGGCGAGGTCCCAGGCATCCACACCGTCATCTATCACTCTGACATCGACGAGATAACGCTACGCCACGAGGCTTATAGCCGTCGGGGCTTTGCGCTAGGAGCCACCCTCGCTGCGGAGTATCTCCTGCAGCACCCCGTAGGCGTTTGGTCTATGCGTGACCTCATCCTACACAAATAG
- a CDS encoding TonB-dependent receptor, producing MVALAEPSALRPDSVALEPHSFDETLQTVEVRANSKRLQTMRIGQTIEWLDSTYLTQHFTGNFAATLSSLPGVNVITIGSGYGKPVIRGLGFNRIAYVDGGLKQEGQQWGADHGLEVDAFDQDPVQVIKGAGSLLYGSDALGGVIVRLPATPPHKQGLYGSYTMMGQSSTMGGGGSLMMGYLHGAHHLRLRMSGQYHGDRNVTADSITYLTRWIPIYNGRLKNSATQTYASQLRYEWLGEQVKASLQASVNGERSGFFPGAHGIPDLKRVLPDESRYNIELPYSTVRQISTQGSLQWRLSPQWQVIGELGWQQNLRRELSAFHTHYGTMQQPERDADLEFEFDLKTISARLQASYYAPWGGKWTLATDGQYQWHKRRGYGFLLPDYQRATSGVSLTYQGRIAQGLHLTSGLRYDLGYIAMSPYHDPYLADYLQERGESSATLSQYYYSSQEGERRWHDLSGSVGLAWQIDRHWLWKVNLGRSFRLPGIYELAANGIHHGTFRHEVGDPSLGSEQGWLLDSEVGFHNDLWSCTVSPFVTYFTNYIFLQPSGEWSILPHSGQIYRYQSTRALFTGVELEGTWHLHPQWDYHLQGDYVYTYNVADGLALPYSPPARFSHDLTWHPEHWALSLKHRIIAPQHRIARNEEPTPGTASLLDLTVTYDGQLRQSNYRISLAIQNLLNSRYYDHMSYYRRVNLPEAGRNVLLTINLSF from the coding sequence ATGGTTGCTCTAGCTGAGCCGTCCGCCTTGAGACCTGATAGCGTTGCGCTAGAGCCTCACAGCTTTGACGAGACGCTCCAGACGGTGGAGGTGCGTGCTAATAGCAAGCGGCTCCAGACCATGCGTATCGGTCAGACGATCGAGTGGCTTGACAGCACCTATCTGACGCAGCACTTTACGGGTAACTTTGCAGCGACACTGAGCAGCCTCCCCGGGGTCAATGTGATCACGATCGGCTCTGGCTACGGTAAGCCTGTGATCCGTGGTCTAGGCTTCAATCGTATCGCCTATGTCGATGGCGGACTCAAGCAAGAGGGGCAGCAGTGGGGTGCTGACCATGGGCTGGAGGTAGACGCCTTCGACCAAGACCCCGTACAGGTGATCAAGGGTGCTGGCTCCCTACTCTACGGCAGTGATGCCCTAGGGGGAGTCATCGTGAGGCTGCCGGCTACACCTCCTCACAAGCAAGGCCTTTACGGCTCCTATACCATGATGGGGCAAAGCAGCACAATGGGCGGCGGGGGCAGTCTCATGATGGGCTACCTGCATGGAGCGCACCACCTCCGCCTACGTATGAGCGGTCAGTATCACGGCGACCGCAATGTGACGGCAGACAGCATCACCTACCTCACGCGCTGGATACCTATATATAATGGTAGGTTGAAAAACAGTGCTACACAAACCTACGCTTCGCAACTACGCTACGAATGGCTAGGAGAGCAGGTCAAAGCTTCGCTGCAAGCCTCTGTCAATGGCGAGCGCAGTGGCTTCTTCCCAGGAGCGCATGGCATACCAGACCTCAAGCGTGTGCTTCCTGACGAGAGCCGATACAATATCGAGCTACCATACAGCACCGTGCGTCAGATCTCGACACAGGGTAGCCTCCAGTGGAGGCTTTCTCCGCAGTGGCAAGTGATCGGCGAGCTAGGCTGGCAGCAGAACTTGCGCCGTGAACTTAGCGCCTTCCACACGCACTACGGGACGATGCAGCAACCTGAGCGGGACGCTGACTTAGAGTTTGAGTTTGACCTCAAGACCATCTCAGCACGCTTGCAGGCAAGCTACTATGCCCCGTGGGGTGGCAAGTGGACGCTAGCCACTGATGGGCAGTATCAGTGGCACAAGCGGAGAGGCTATGGCTTCCTCTTACCAGACTACCAGCGGGCGACGAGCGGCGTGAGCCTAACCTATCAGGGACGCATAGCTCAGGGGCTACACCTCACCAGTGGTCTGCGCTACGATCTAGGCTACATAGCGATGAGTCCCTACCATGACCCTTACCTAGCTGACTACCTCCAGGAGCGTGGCGAGTCCTCGGCAACCTTGTCGCAGTACTACTACAGCAGTCAGGAGGGCGAGCGGAGGTGGCACGACCTTTCGGGTAGTGTCGGCTTAGCTTGGCAGATAGACCGTCATTGGCTCTGGAAGGTTAATCTAGGCAGGAGCTTTCGCCTACCAGGCATCTACGAGCTTGCGGCAAATGGCATCCACCACGGCACCTTTCGCCACGAGGTGGGCGACCCTTCGCTGGGCAGTGAGCAGGGGTGGCTACTAGATAGCGAGGTAGGCTTTCACAATGACCTGTGGAGCTGTACGGTCTCTCCCTTTGTGACCTACTTTACCAACTACATCTTCCTACAACCCTCGGGTGAATGGTCTATACTGCCCCACTCGGGACAGATATATCGCTACCAATCCACACGAGCGCTCTTCACAGGCGTTGAGCTGGAGGGTACTTGGCATCTGCACCCGCAGTGGGACTACCACCTGCAGGGTGACTACGTCTACACCTACAATGTGGCAGACGGCTTAGCTCTTCCCTACTCGCCACCAGCTCGCTTTAGCCACGACTTGACCTGGCACCCTGAGCATTGGGCGCTTTCGCTCAAGCATCGCATCATAGCTCCTCAGCATCGCATCGCGCGCAATGAGGAGCCGACACCTGGCACAGCGTCCTTACTGGACCTAACTGTGACCTACGACGGACAGCTCAGACAGAGCAACTACCGCATCTCTCTAGCTATCCAAAACCTTTTGAACAGCCGCTACTATGACCACATGAGTTACTACAGGCGAGTCAATCTCCCTGAGGCTGGACGAAACGTACTACTAACAATCAATCTATCATTCTAA